In Mercurialis annua linkage group LG5, ddMerAnnu1.2, whole genome shotgun sequence, a single genomic region encodes these proteins:
- the LOC126681593 gene encoding uncharacterized mitochondrial protein AtMg00810-like: MDYPTDKHYAATGRILRYLKKSHGQGLFFPASNDLKLKAFADSDWATCSDSRKSIIGFCTFLGNSLISWKTEKQATVSKSSTEAEYRALANVACEIQWLSYLLQKQQIDDFFTKPLPTAQFHNFINKMDCIQFFLKRRRKGGHPRYARAEKEEVVAAAASRGQRRRVKGRGGEFVRWILMLMMGVNGRKEEEKLGF, translated from the exons ATGGATTATCCTACTGACAAACATTATGCTGCAACTGGAAGAATTCTGAGATATCTTAAAAAGTCACATGGGCAAGGATTATTCTTTCCCGCATCTAATGATCTCAAGTTGAAAGCATTTGCAGACTCTGATTGGGCAACTTGCTCTGACAGTAGGAAGTCTATAATTGGTTTTTGTACTTTTCTGGGAAACTCCTTAATATCCTGGAAAACCGAAAAGCAAGCAACTGTATCAAAATCTAGCACAGAGGCAGAATATAGGGCATTGGCAAATGTCGCATGTGAGATTCAATGGCTTTCCTACTTACTGCAAA AACAACAAATTGACGACTTCTTCACAAAGCCTCTACCTACTGCTCAGTTTCATAATTTCATCAACAAGATGG ATTGTATACAATTTTTCTTAAAACGAAGAAGGAAGGGAGGACATCCGCGGTATGCGCGAGCAGAGAAGGAGGAAGTGGTGGCGGCGGCGGCAAGTAGAGGGCAGCGGCGGCGAGTAAAGGGTCGTGGTGGTGAGTTTGTAAGGTGGATATTGATGTTAATGATGGGTGTTAATGGAAGAAAAGAAGaggaaaaattagggttttaa